In one Desulfoferula mesophila genomic region, the following are encoded:
- a CDS encoding HEAT repeat domain-containing protein, whose translation MKSFILRSGLLAALLCLIPALAGAASGHSVPPHLQNKITAVCQEAAAKGLMTPVAQEVDRNTLLVLLTAPCNQVRCVAVYTLGDIRETRAVEPLIALLSNEDPTIRRIAAHALGKINDPRAVYPLAYLLNNPNERVMVRCAAASAIGRISCDRASRILFASYPRTKGRVHNVIGTMLSSR comes from the coding sequence ATGAAAAGCTTCATATTACGAAGCGGACTGCTGGCGGCCCTGTTATGCCTGATCCCCGCCCTGGCTGGGGCGGCCAGTGGGCATTCAGTGCCCCCCCATCTGCAAAATAAAATTACGGCGGTCTGCCAGGAGGCCGCCGCCAAGGGTCTCATGACTCCTGTCGCCCAAGAGGTGGACCGCAACACCTTGCTGGTACTTCTGACCGCACCCTGCAACCAGGTGCGCTGCGTGGCGGTCTACACCTTGGGCGACATCCGCGAAACCCGGGCCGTGGAGCCTCTCATTGCCTTGCTCAGCAACGAGGACCCCACCATCAGGCGCATAGCCGCCCATGCCTTAGGCAAGATCAACGATCCTAGGGCGGTTTACCCCCTGGCCTACCTGCTCAACAATCCTAACGAGCGGGTGATGGTCCGCTGCGCCGCCGCCTCGGCCATCGGGAGAATCTCTTGCGACCGGGCTTCGCGGATTCTTTTTGCCTCCTACCCCCGGACAAAAGGACGGGTGCATAACGTAATAGGCACGATGCTTAGCTCCCGTTAG
- a CDS encoding pyridoxal phosphate-dependent aminotransferase, which yields MKPVNELTLRFGESVIRGMSRVCAQHGGINLAQGFPDWDTPEEVKEAAIRAIQDGYNQYAVTWGTPNLRLAIADRARAYNHLEVDPESMITVTCGATEGMLAALKAIINPGDEIVIFEPFYENYGPDTLLSGATPRYVTLRPPHWSFDPDELAAAFGPKTKAIVVNTPNNPTGKVFSRQELTTIAELCRRWDAYLINDEIYEYILYDGEEHISPAALPGMEDLGITVNSMSKTFSATGWRVGWVIAPPEVTTAVRKVHDFLTVGAAHPLQEACAAGLRLPDSYYQGLSGLYLERRDQLFGVLEELGFNPNLPKGAYYIITEVAHLMERYGYADDTAMALKLIELTGVATVPGSSFYSRPELGHTQVRFCFCKKAETLELAAQGLRRLMD from the coding sequence TTGAAGCCGGTCAATGAACTAACCTTGCGTTTCGGCGAATCGGTGATCCGGGGCATGAGCCGGGTCTGCGCCCAGCACGGCGGCATCAACCTGGCCCAGGGCTTCCCTGACTGGGACACCCCCGAGGAGGTCAAGGAGGCGGCCATTCGGGCCATCCAGGACGGCTACAACCAATACGCCGTTACCTGGGGCACCCCCAACCTGCGCCTGGCCATCGCCGACCGGGCCAGGGCCTACAACCACCTGGAGGTGGACCCCGAAAGCATGATCACCGTGACCTGCGGGGCCACCGAGGGCATGCTGGCCGCGCTCAAGGCCATCATCAACCCCGGCGACGAGATCGTGATCTTCGAGCCGTTTTATGAAAACTACGGCCCGGACACCCTGCTCTCCGGGGCCACTCCCCGCTACGTCACCCTGCGGCCCCCCCACTGGAGCTTCGACCCGGACGAGCTGGCCGCCGCCTTTGGCCCCAAGACCAAGGCCATCGTGGTCAACACCCCCAACAACCCCACCGGCAAGGTGTTTTCCCGCCAGGAGCTAACCACCATCGCCGAGCTGTGCCGCCGCTGGGACGCCTACCTGATCAACGACGAGATCTACGAGTACATTCTCTACGACGGCGAGGAGCACATCTCCCCCGCCGCCCTGCCGGGCATGGAGGATTTGGGCATCACCGTCAACTCCATGTCCAAGACCTTTTCGGCCACCGGCTGGCGGGTGGGCTGGGTCATCGCCCCGCCGGAGGTGACCACGGCGGTGCGCAAGGTGCACGACTTCCTCACCGTGGGCGCGGCCCATCCCCTGCAAGAGGCCTGCGCCGCCGGGCTTCGCCTGCCCGATTCCTATTACCAGGGCCTCAGCGGCTTGTATCTTGAGCGCCGCGACCAGCTCTTCGGGGTGCTGGAGGAACTGGGCTTCAACCCCAACCTGCCCAAGGGCGCCTATTACATCATCACCGAGGTGGCCCACCTCATGGAGCGCTACGGCTACGCCGACGACACGGCCATGGCCCTGAAGCTCATCGAGCTTACCGGGGTGGCCACGGTGCCCGGCTCCAGCTTTTACTCCCGGCCCGAACTGGGCCACACCCAGGTGCGCTTCTGCTTCTGCAAGAAGGCCGAGACCCTGGAACTGGCCGCTCAAGGCCTGCGCCGGCTGATGGACTGA
- a CDS encoding tetratricopeptide repeat protein, which produces MKALRYALVLSLALFLAACAGPSYTPPSTPPPPTAQASGNSAVLALLDQAKTQAAAGQDASAGATLERALRIEPRNPYLWQELARVRLEQGQYRQAENLAAKSNALAQGDRSLKAANWRIIGQARGKRGDLKGSRAAFEKAEQQ; this is translated from the coding sequence ATGAAGGCCTTGCGCTACGCCCTGGTTCTGTCCCTGGCCCTTTTCCTGGCCGCTTGCGCGGGCCCGTCCTACACCCCGCCGTCAACCCCGCCGCCCCCCACGGCCCAGGCCTCCGGCAACAGCGCGGTGCTGGCCCTCTTGGACCAGGCCAAAACCCAGGCCGCCGCCGGGCAGGACGCCTCGGCCGGAGCCACCCTGGAGCGGGCCCTGCGCATCGAGCCGCGCAATCCCTACCTCTGGCAGGAGCTGGCCCGGGTGCGTCTGGAGCAGGGCCAATACCGTCAGGCCGAAAACCTGGCCGCCAAATCCAACGCCCTGGCCCAGGGCGACCGCAGCCTCAAGGCCGCCAACTGGCGCATCATCGGCCAGGCCCGGGGCAAGCGGGGCGACCTCAAGGGGTCCCGGGCGGCCTTTGAAAAGGCCGAGCAACAATAA
- a CDS encoding glycosyltransferase family 39 protein — protein sequence MPLPKKLARPPWAALGPAWLAGGLLGLKSQLYFLSWDGWAQAWLRLPAGLLAGALLGGLLAWGLDRLGERREVGGPSPAAWSLLGLAPLAWLAWETFSRLPLMWLLPAALLALMLARPLALWAAGWALAALTPAWLLLWGALGPGPPVWLAPTSLLGALYFVALARRLALEPQDARPAMPWGGLALAGILALGLGLRLAGVAHGWPDFLSHVDTPKQLALLPAFMRGDLTPPMSYPLGHVYLYAALGRLSAWIFSPDSPWHLWATGGEGWHAYVLFATCLQATLGSLLPLLGFLAARRLWGLGAGLLAGLLLALDPLQLTYSRQLMGEVPQTLAVWLAFLFAARILQEGRWWDYLVAGLAAGAAVAAKVYGGYVIILALAAWGLRRPWGGWAPLITLGLGLVLGCLLLSPLFWVDPARWWADLMQIVASQNPAAQNQDALLSLTYAWEALTRRVGTTWPLLAGAGLFLLLLRHKKADLLALLAALAALALVWVRLGYLREWDLVNLTPFLALPLAALLALVFQAFSGRPWRGAVLGLVAIFLVWQGLLALGDAWQARLPATGQLAGRWVARVLAPGQLMAGEYPASNGRWLTPEVYPRSHKWLLRDDLGDRGRPEAAALEVLALERFWWQPPPPQAWLRPVQLFAARNYYWENPEIALYVPAMPDYQNQVILPHVRVDLPQPAYLTTPWARSRPRDLLVGRRLDRGLGFKQDLWLISPQSPGEMTFAALGRGRARLFWAPELGLPLDLEWDRTLSGRVRPWPRLVPPRIRAYKLEGRRHPEGAFVWVGLFPQPETALPLLLRRGEWKAMADLAARLGPGAPAEARLMAVAALLEAGKRQAAEAALTRLRAEHPGFLAAYRSLAHAGGGPALAGALGKLSNLPPALLYWERLEWPDGAGDRGWPPAKLESTPQGSRLTLSQPFLPGPLRLRLELDAPLEASARLTVRSLGWDHAAVLAQVPLAAGQSQAEIGLLVNQGPVFLEFKLDAPGNRIKALRLEPDLGAEFAWRWSVLAPRLDALAAWRQSKE from the coding sequence ATGCCACTGCCTAAAAAGCTGGCCCGCCCGCCCTGGGCCGCCTTGGGCCCCGCCTGGCTGGCCGGGGGGCTCCTGGGGCTCAAGAGCCAGTTGTACTTCCTTAGCTGGGACGGCTGGGCCCAGGCCTGGCTGCGCCTGCCGGCCGGCCTTTTGGCCGGGGCCCTGCTGGGCGGGCTGTTGGCCTGGGGCCTGGACCGGCTGGGGGAGCGGCGCGAGGTCGGAGGGCCGTCGCCGGCCGCCTGGTCCCTCCTGGGGCTCGCCCCCTTGGCCTGGCTGGCCTGGGAAACCTTCTCCCGCCTGCCTCTCATGTGGCTGCTGCCCGCCGCGCTCCTGGCCCTGATGCTCGCCCGCCCCCTGGCCCTGTGGGCCGCTGGCTGGGCCCTGGCCGCCCTGACTCCGGCCTGGCTGCTGTTGTGGGGGGCCCTGGGGCCCGGCCCTCCGGTTTGGTTGGCGCCCACCTCCCTGCTGGGAGCCCTTTACTTCGTGGCCCTGGCCCGCCGCCTGGCCCTGGAACCCCAAGACGCCCGCCCGGCCATGCCCTGGGGCGGCCTGGCCCTGGCGGGCATCCTGGCCCTGGGCCTGGGGCTGCGCCTGGCCGGGGTGGCCCACGGCTGGCCCGATTTCCTCTCCCACGTGGACACCCCCAAGCAACTGGCCCTGCTGCCCGCCTTCATGCGCGGAGATTTGACCCCGCCCATGAGCTACCCCCTGGGCCACGTGTACCTCTACGCGGCCTTGGGACGGCTAAGCGCCTGGATTTTCTCACCTGATTCCCCTTGGCACCTTTGGGCCACGGGCGGCGAGGGCTGGCACGCCTACGTGCTTTTCGCCACCTGCCTGCAGGCCACCCTGGGGTCCTTGTTGCCCCTGCTGGGCTTTTTGGCGGCCCGTCGCCTCTGGGGCCTGGGGGCCGGTCTGTTGGCCGGATTGCTGCTGGCCCTGGACCCCCTGCAGCTCACCTATTCCCGCCAGCTCATGGGCGAGGTGCCCCAAACCCTGGCGGTGTGGCTGGCCTTTCTCTTCGCGGCGCGCATACTGCAAGAGGGCCGCTGGTGGGACTACCTCGTCGCCGGTCTGGCCGCCGGCGCGGCGGTGGCGGCCAAGGTCTACGGCGGCTACGTGATCATCCTGGCCCTGGCCGCCTGGGGCCTGCGCCGCCCCTGGGGAGGCTGGGCTCCGCTGATCACCTTGGGCCTGGGCCTGGTGCTGGGCTGCCTGCTGCTCTCGCCCCTGTTCTGGGTGGACCCGGCCCGCTGGTGGGCGGATCTCATGCAAATCGTCGCCAGTCAAAACCCGGCCGCCCAAAACCAGGACGCCCTGCTCAGCCTGACCTATGCCTGGGAGGCCCTGACCCGCCGGGTGGGCACGACCTGGCCGCTCTTGGCCGGGGCGGGCCTGTTCCTTTTGCTGCTGCGCCACAAAAAGGCCGACCTGTTGGCCCTGTTGGCCGCCCTGGCCGCCCTGGCCCTGGTCTGGGTGCGCCTGGGCTATCTGCGCGAGTGGGACCTGGTCAACCTCACCCCCTTCCTGGCCCTGCCCCTGGCCGCCCTGCTGGCCCTGGTGTTCCAGGCCTTCAGCGGCCGTCCCTGGCGGGGGGCGGTGCTGGGCCTGGTGGCCATCTTCCTGGTCTGGCAGGGCCTGTTGGCCCTGGGCGACGCCTGGCAGGCCCGCCTGCCCGCCACCGGCCAACTGGCCGGGCGCTGGGTGGCCAGGGTATTGGCCCCGGGGCAACTCATGGCCGGCGAGTACCCGGCGAGCAACGGCCGTTGGCTGACACCCGAGGTCTACCCCCGCTCCCACAAGTGGCTGCTGCGCGACGATCTGGGCGACCGGGGACGCCCCGAGGCGGCCGCGCTGGAGGTGCTGGCCCTGGAGCGCTTCTGGTGGCAGCCGCCCCCGCCCCAGGCCTGGCTGCGCCCGGTGCAGCTGTTCGCCGCGCGCAATTATTACTGGGAAAACCCGGAGATAGCCCTATACGTCCCGGCGATGCCCGACTATCAAAACCAGGTAATCCTGCCCCACGTGCGGGTGGACCTGCCCCAGCCCGCCTACCTCACCACCCCCTGGGCCCGCTCCCGGCCCCGGGATCTGTTGGTGGGCCGCCGCCTGGATCGCGGCCTGGGTTTCAAGCAGGACCTGTGGCTCATCAGCCCCCAATCGCCGGGGGAGATGACCTTCGCCGCCCTGGGGCGGGGCCGGGCCCGCCTGTTCTGGGCCCCGGAGCTGGGCCTGCCCCTGGACCTGGAGTGGGACCGCACCCTCAGCGGGCGGGTGCGCCCCTGGCCACGGCTGGTGCCCCCCCGGATCAGGGCCTACAAGCTGGAGGGCCGCCGCCACCCCGAGGGGGCCTTTGTGTGGGTGGGGCTGTTCCCCCAACCCGAGACCGCCCTGCCCCTCTTGTTGCGCCGGGGCGAGTGGAAGGCCATGGCCGATCTGGCCGCCCGCCTGGGGCCGGGGGCCCCGGCCGAGGCCCGGTTGATGGCCGTGGCCGCCCTCTTGGAAGCGGGCAAACGCCAGGCGGCCGAGGCGGCCCTGACTCGGCTGCGGGCCGAGCATCCCGGTTTCCTGGCCGCCTACCGCTCCTTGGCCCATGCGGGCGGCGGTCCGGCCCTGGCCGGGGCCCTGGGCAAGCTGAGCAACCTGCCCCCGGCCCTGCTGTATTGGGAGCGCCTGGAATGGCCCGATGGGGCGGGCGACCGGGGCTGGCCCCCGGCCAAGCTGGAGAGCACCCCCCAAGGCAGCCGCCTGACCCTCTCCCAGCCTTTCCTGCCCGGCCCGCTGCGCCTGAGGCTGGAGCTGGACGCTCCCCTGGAGGCCTCCGCCCGCCTGACGGTGCGCTCCCTGGGCTGGGACCACGCCGCCGTGCTGGCCCAGGTTCCCCTGGCGGCGGGCCAAAGCCAAGCGGAAATCGGCTTGCTGGTAAACCAGGGGCCGGTGTTCCTGGAGTTTAAGCTGGACGCGCCGGGCAACCGGATCAAGGCGCTACGCCTGGAGCCCGACCTGGGGGCCGAGTTCGCTTGGCGCTGGAGCGTGTTGGCCCCGCGCCTGGACGCCCTGGCCGCCTGGCGGCAAAGCAAGGAGTGA
- a CDS encoding YSC84-related protein, with product MRKERFFKVGVVAALVLGLILAVGTAQAMTKKEADQTRAEIRKMAQETLSRLYKLRPSAKGAISSAAGYAVFSNFGTKIFFFGGGAGKGVAVDQKTKKETFMKMVEAQAGLGLGVKKYRVVIVFERQKDLNQFVNSGWEFGGQTSAAAKYGSDGGAFAGAISVSPGVWMYQLTDSGLALELTGKATKYYKDSDLN from the coding sequence GTGAGAAAAGAACGCTTTTTTAAGGTCGGCGTGGTTGCAGCGTTGGTGTTGGGCCTGATCCTGGCGGTGGGGACCGCCCAGGCCATGACCAAGAAGGAAGCGGACCAAACGCGGGCGGAGATCCGCAAAATGGCCCAAGAGACTTTGTCCCGCTTGTATAAGCTGCGGCCCTCGGCCAAAGGGGCCATTTCCAGTGCGGCCGGTTACGCGGTTTTCAGCAACTTCGGCACCAAGATTTTCTTTTTCGGCGGGGGCGCGGGCAAGGGCGTCGCCGTGGATCAAAAGACCAAAAAGGAAACCTTCATGAAGATGGTCGAGGCTCAGGCCGGGCTGGGCCTGGGGGTGAAGAAGTACCGGGTGGTAATAGTCTTCGAGCGCCAGAAGGACTTGAACCAATTCGTGAACTCCGGCTGGGAGTTCGGAGGACAGACCTCGGCGGCGGCGAAGTATGGCAGCGACGGCGGCGCCTTTGCCGGGGCCATTTCGGTTTCACCGGGGGTATGGATGTACCAGTTGACCGATTCGGGCCTGGCCCTGGAGCTAACCGGCAAGGCCACCAAGTATTACAAGGACAGCGATTTGAACTGA
- a CDS encoding phospholipid carrier-dependent glycosyltransferase, with product MRPSKALPLIPLALFLLVYLFPLGARELLIPDETRYGEIPREMIASGDWVVPRLNGLRYFEKPVFGYWAQAASILIFGENSFALRLPSALAVGLSALLIYLLVLRGGGRDPEADHWLATSSALIYITCFLVVGVGTFALLDGMFSFFITACITAFFFATQAQRGSGREITFLLLAGAASGLAFLTKGFLGFVLPVLALFPYLLWQKRLRELWRLGWPPLLAAIAVALPWSILVHLREPDFWVRFAWYEHIHRFLADSAQHKRSFWFFFLAAPGMFLPWAFVLPTAVAGVKRRMAEPDRKNSVLRLSLCWFVLPFLFFSLSKGKLLTYILPCVPPLAILLSQGLANTLERGKVKLFNLGVMILAAFLALVLLALLYVQIFGFQGFHLYGAAWKTLLAAGGLVFFVAICLGAVRATGVKRKIVTLAIAPLLLLATAPWLMPDLTLQASDPGPLFRLEGHPIKPGTVVIAGQDAAAATCCYLRRADVYVLDSPGELKYGLSYPDSRKRHLRLPAASRLISRNRGNTALIIRSDVAQRMLPKLPPPDYVTSTGPKGFTLALF from the coding sequence GTGCGCCCAAGCAAAGCTCTGCCCCTGATTCCGCTGGCTCTTTTTCTGCTGGTATACCTGTTCCCCTTAGGAGCCAGGGAACTTCTTATTCCGGACGAAACCCGCTACGGCGAGATTCCTCGGGAAATGATCGCCAGCGGCGACTGGGTGGTCCCGCGCCTGAACGGCCTGCGCTATTTTGAAAAACCGGTGTTCGGTTACTGGGCCCAGGCCGCCTCCATCCTTATCTTCGGGGAAAACAGCTTCGCGCTACGGCTGCCTTCGGCCTTGGCCGTGGGGCTCAGCGCCCTTTTGATCTACCTGTTGGTCCTGCGGGGCGGCGGCCGAGATCCCGAAGCGGATCACTGGTTGGCCACGTCTTCCGCGCTTATTTATATCACCTGTTTCCTGGTGGTCGGCGTGGGCACCTTTGCCCTGCTGGACGGCATGTTTTCCTTTTTCATAACGGCCTGTATCACCGCCTTTTTTTTCGCCACCCAGGCGCAGCGAGGCTCGGGCAGGGAAATAACTTTCCTGCTGTTGGCGGGAGCCGCCAGCGGCCTGGCCTTTCTCACCAAGGGTTTCCTGGGCTTCGTCTTGCCGGTGCTGGCGCTTTTCCCCTACCTTCTCTGGCAGAAGCGCCTCAGGGAGTTGTGGCGGCTGGGTTGGCCGCCGCTGTTGGCCGCCATAGCCGTGGCCCTGCCCTGGAGCATCCTGGTCCACTTGCGGGAGCCGGACTTTTGGGTGCGCTTCGCCTGGTACGAGCACATCCACCGTTTTCTGGCCGACAGCGCCCAGCACAAAAGGTCCTTCTGGTTCTTTTTCCTCGCCGCTCCCGGGATGTTCTTGCCTTGGGCCTTCGTGCTCCCCACCGCGGTGGCCGGTGTCAAGCGGCGCATGGCCGAGCCGGATCGCAAAAATTCGGTGTTGCGCCTGTCCCTGTGCTGGTTCGTCCTGCCCTTCCTGTTCTTTTCCCTCAGCAAGGGCAAGCTGCTGACCTATATCCTGCCCTGCGTGCCGCCTTTGGCCATACTCCTGTCCCAGGGGCTGGCCAACACCCTGGAGCGGGGCAAGGTCAAGCTGTTCAACCTGGGGGTGATGATTCTGGCGGCGTTTTTGGCCCTGGTCCTGTTGGCCCTGCTCTACGTGCAAATTTTCGGTTTCCAGGGCTTCCACCTCTATGGAGCCGCCTGGAAAACCCTGCTGGCCGCGGGCGGCCTCGTCTTTTTTGTCGCCATCTGCTTGGGAGCCGTCAGAGCCACCGGCGTCAAAAGAAAAATCGTGACCTTGGCTATCGCCCCGCTGCTGCTTTTGGCCACCGCGCCGTGGTTGATGCCGGACCTTACCCTGCAGGCTTCGGATCCCGGCCCCCTCTTTCGCCTCGAAGGGCATCCCATAAAGCCGGGCACCGTGGTGATCGCGGGTCAGGATGCCGCCGCCGCCACTTGCTGCTATTTGCGCCGCGCCGACGTTTACGTGTTGGACAGCCCCGGCGAGCTGAAGTACGGGCTCTCCTACCCCGACTCTCGCAAGCGGCATTTGCGCCTGCCCGCAGCCAGCCGGCTCATCTCGCGCAACCGGGGCAACACCGCCTTGATCATACGCAGCGACGTGGCCCAAAGAATGCTGCCCAAGCTGCCCCCGCCCGACTACGTGACCAGCACCGGCCCCAAGGGGTTCACCCTGGCCCTGTTTTAG